The Bacillus carboniphilus genome contains a region encoding:
- a CDS encoding NTTRR-F1 domain: MALIQNLIVNGRFQRGELSPWTGENACTIDHPCPTVEGQYSAALKSGKEKATLEQFINVVKDESYSFSISLAANEKGTSPTVSIILQFLDLNFNFIENGLSLTVEEGQLPNGKDGTFNTIVENTTSVPQDAAFIKLVITKKGSLHSTGVIVDNVVLNRIQTELQFDIPSAYVGNTGEESVSIVPTSSIIIQLISGNPVAMVLIDNNVYVANGNTISVIDTETNTVSENIPLDFFISYQANRNILTNSDESIVYVCAGQSTDSFGLVGKIDTSTASREAQITVGLEPVALALTSNEETLYVLNKTDSTVSVVDTSLNVSTVSFSSLLGNPSFLQLTPDNSKLIIGYESIPGFAVYNVPENTINQFIDFPASLIMRSIGLSLDDSRVYMGCSSSSGVAFLSYGVDDLSLNQILLLSSNTSASPNTFVQVADSSSNTSFIYVGEAGTNLVWQIQDNFSSQTLTVITNVSVKDFNSGFIALSKDSNWIVTANEGDNSASYLVTASTSSTFYLFNSYSTGSSPQVLVVT; this comes from the coding sequence ATGGCACTCATTCAAAATTTAATTGTAAATGGCCGGTTTCAACGAGGGGAATTATCTCCTTGGACTGGTGAAAATGCTTGTACCATTGATCATCCATGTCCTACTGTAGAAGGGCAGTATAGTGCTGCTTTGAAAAGTGGAAAGGAAAAGGCAACGTTAGAACAATTCATAAATGTTGTAAAAGATGAGTCGTATTCCTTTTCGATTTCTTTAGCAGCAAACGAAAAAGGAACCTCCCCTACTGTATCGATCATTTTACAATTTTTAGATCTAAATTTTAATTTTATTGAAAACGGCTTGTCGTTAACTGTAGAAGAAGGTCAATTACCAAATGGAAAAGATGGCACGTTTAATACGATCGTCGAAAATACAACCTCTGTCCCTCAAGATGCTGCTTTTATCAAACTTGTCATTACGAAGAAAGGATCCTTACATTCAACAGGGGTGATTGTAGATAACGTGGTCCTTAACCGAATACAAACTGAGTTACAGTTTGATATTCCAAGTGCCTATGTTGGCAATACGGGGGAAGAGTCTGTGAGTATTGTTCCAACTTCATCTATTATAATTCAATTGATCAGTGGAAACCCTGTTGCAATGGTCCTTATCGACAATAATGTTTATGTGGCCAATGGAAACACGATCTCTGTCATTGATACGGAAACAAATACAGTTAGCGAAAACATTCCACTAGATTTTTTTATAAGCTATCAAGCCAATCGTAATATTCTCACGAACAGTGATGAATCCATTGTTTATGTTTGTGCAGGTCAATCTACAGATAGCTTCGGGTTAGTAGGAAAAATTGATACGTCAACAGCTTCTAGGGAAGCTCAAATTACGGTTGGACTAGAGCCTGTTGCGTTAGCACTAACAAGTAATGAAGAGACACTGTACGTATTAAATAAAACTGATAGTACAGTTTCTGTCGTGGATACAAGCCTCAATGTTTCAACCGTAAGCTTTTCATCATTATTAGGAAATCCCTCTTTTTTACAATTAACACCCGATAATTCAAAATTAATAATCGGTTATGAAAGCATCCCTGGATTTGCTGTATACAATGTTCCTGAAAACACAATTAATCAGTTCATTGACTTTCCTGCATCTTTAATAATGCGCAGTATTGGTCTCTCCTTAGACGATTCTCGAGTTTATATGGGGTGTTCAAGTTCTTCAGGAGTAGCATTTTTATCTTATGGAGTAGATGACCTTAGTTTAAATCAAATCCTCTTATTATCATCGAATACATCTGCTAGCCCTAACACTTTTGTTCAAGTCGCAGACAGCAGTTCCAACACTTCTTTTATTTATGTTGGGGAAGCAGGTACTAATCTTGTCTGGCAAATTCAAGATAATTTTTCTTCGCAAACATTGACAGTTATTACAAACGTATCCGTCAAAGACTTCAACTCGGGGTTCATTGCATTATCTAAAGACAGCAATTGGATTGTGACAGCGAACGAAGGTGATAATTCGGCTTCTTATTTAGTCACAGCCTCAACTTCATCTACCTTTTATCTGTTTAATAGCTATTCCACAGGATCCAGTCCCCAAGTTTTAGTTGTCACTTAA
- a CDS encoding NTTRR-F1 domain: MTLFQNLIVNGRFQLGELSPWTGENACVIDAPCPIVAGQYSAALKSGIQDASIEQLVNVIQGESYQLILSLASNQKGTSPSVLIDLEYLNSNFTVVENGIELVVEEGQLPNGKDGNFSTIIEDTTTVPQDVTFARLKIRKIGSKNTTGVIVDNVILNRVETALDFNIPCSYVGNTGEESVSVIPNAEETIELISGNPVAMQLIGNFVYVANGSAISVIDITTNTLTDIAFLELFIQYVYNRNILTNSDQSKLYVCAGESNDPEGIVAVIDTSSNTLEALVTVGIEPVGLALTSDDETLYVVNKSENTVSVIDTNDNTVTASFTATAIGGVNATFLQVTPDDSKLIIGYDNGSCFEVYNIPDNTFNQSVEFPEFGLIMRSIGTSLDGTSIYIGAGSSSIISDPSSFFFLL; encoded by the coding sequence ATGACACTCTTTCAAAATTTAATTGTCAATGGTCGTTTTCAATTAGGTGAGTTGTCTCCTTGGACGGGAGAAAATGCGTGTGTTATAGATGCACCATGTCCGATAGTTGCTGGACAATACAGTGCTGCGCTAAAAAGTGGCATTCAAGATGCAAGTATCGAACAACTTGTTAATGTCATACAAGGAGAATCGTATCAACTGATCCTTTCACTTGCATCAAATCAAAAAGGAACCTCTCCTTCTGTATTAATCGACTTAGAATATTTGAATAGCAACTTTACCGTAGTTGAAAACGGAATAGAATTAGTTGTTGAGGAAGGGCAACTACCGAATGGAAAAGACGGAAATTTTTCTACGATTATTGAAGATACTACCACTGTTCCACAAGATGTCACATTTGCGAGACTGAAGATTCGAAAAATCGGGTCTAAAAATACTACAGGAGTCATTGTGGATAATGTCATCTTAAATCGTGTGGAAACAGCTTTAGACTTTAATATTCCATGTTCTTATGTTGGAAACACAGGAGAAGAAAGTGTAAGCGTAATCCCAAATGCTGAAGAAACAATTGAGCTAATTAGTGGAAATCCCGTGGCTATGCAACTAATTGGAAATTTTGTTTATGTTGCCAATGGTAGTGCCATCTCGGTTATTGATATCACCACAAACACATTAACCGACATTGCTTTTCTCGAACTATTTATCCAGTATGTTTATAATCGAAACATACTCACAAATAGTGATCAATCAAAGTTGTATGTCTGTGCGGGTGAATCAAATGATCCAGAAGGAATCGTAGCTGTTATTGATACGTCCTCTAACACATTAGAAGCCCTCGTTACAGTAGGAATAGAACCCGTTGGATTAGCTTTAACCAGTGATGATGAAACGCTTTATGTTGTCAATAAGTCTGAGAATACCGTATCAGTTATTGATACGAACGACAATACGGTTACAGCAAGCTTTACTGCAACAGCTATCGGCGGAGTAAATGCAACATTCTTACAAGTCACACCCGATGATTCAAAACTCATTATCGGTTATGATAACGGTTCTTGTTTCGAGGTTTACAATATTCCCGATAACACTTTTAATCAATCAGTTGAATTTCCAGAATTCGGATTAATCATGCGCAGTATCGGAACTTCATTAGACGGAACTTCTATCTACATTGGGGCTGGTAGTTCATCTATTATCAGTGATCCTAGTTCCTTTTTTTTTCTCCTATGA
- a CDS encoding NTTRR-F1 domain, whose product MAIIQNLIRNGDFAFGELDPWIGENVDVISSPCPSVVDGFSARLKGGEQRASLFQNFNVISGETYQLTLSIATARKGRSPRIQIRVEYLNRLLEVVGFGLDELITEGQLPNGAKGAFNTIQLLTTVVPKEARFARLLIEKQGLAFSPSVVIDNVSMNRITLELTSLPNTYVGNTGSDTTSILFEESLSTLTVGMTPNAMSRVINGETELLYIAFGNEQYVSVIDVTTQKELTTLSINGDVTYYFNRNITVSPDGSRVYVASETGYVNVIDTSTNQLIGVVSVGQVPQALAITNDGSFLYVAVVRDVTTGKNTNYVSRIDTTSLLITETYTVSNEFNSDLNESQAVLVLIENKEQFVISGATENNDGEEGYGAFLVVDIQSGNIITREVFNFAYFIYDITLSLDGRFIYVTLQGGTTEYIFLVFDTSNWEQITSFTLRNSSQFSDTTPGLIRQITEGEEEDLIFASYKVDSTGYIYEISRCGDTFNSVTNFFISNSGVFYSISSDGSTIVLANQSSNSVSFIETSTLTEEFTSLNTGTGPQVLVVD is encoded by the coding sequence ATGGCAATCATTCAAAACTTGATTAGAAATGGGGATTTTGCATTTGGGGAACTTGACCCTTGGATAGGGGAAAATGTCGATGTCATCTCATCCCCTTGTCCTTCGGTAGTGGACGGATTTAGTGCCCGCTTGAAAGGAGGGGAACAGAGGGCTTCTCTTTTTCAAAATTTCAATGTCATTTCAGGTGAGACCTATCAATTAACCTTGTCTATCGCGACAGCAAGGAAAGGAAGGTCACCACGAATTCAGATTCGAGTGGAATACCTTAACCGATTATTAGAAGTTGTTGGATTTGGTCTAGATGAATTGATCACTGAAGGTCAATTACCCAATGGGGCTAAAGGGGCATTTAATACCATACAATTGCTAACAACTGTTGTGCCAAAAGAGGCAAGGTTTGCACGTCTCCTTATTGAAAAACAAGGGTTAGCTTTTTCTCCAAGTGTCGTGATTGATAATGTTTCGATGAACCGAATTACATTAGAACTTACTTCTCTACCGAATACGTATGTAGGAAATACGGGTTCAGATACAACCTCGATTCTTTTTGAAGAAAGTTTAAGTACACTTACCGTTGGAATGACTCCGAATGCGATGAGTCGAGTTATCAATGGGGAAACGGAATTATTGTATATTGCTTTTGGAAATGAACAGTATGTTTCTGTTATTGATGTCACGACTCAGAAAGAATTGACAACCCTATCTATAAATGGAGACGTTACTTACTACTTTAATCGGAATATTACCGTAAGTCCAGATGGTTCGAGGGTATATGTTGCGTCAGAAACAGGATATGTGAATGTGATTGATACAAGTACGAATCAATTGATAGGTGTGGTTTCTGTAGGGCAGGTACCTCAGGCACTTGCTATCACAAACGATGGATCGTTCTTATATGTTGCTGTTGTTCGTGATGTTACAACTGGTAAAAATACAAACTATGTCTCTCGAATTGACACAACTAGTTTACTTATTACGGAAACATATACAGTGTCAAATGAATTTAACTCTGACCTTAATGAATCGCAGGCAGTGTTAGTCTTAATTGAAAATAAGGAACAATTTGTTATAAGTGGTGCAACTGAAAATAATGATGGTGAAGAAGGGTATGGAGCATTTTTAGTTGTTGATATTCAATCTGGAAACATTATTACTAGGGAAGTATTTAATTTTGCTTATTTTATTTATGATATAACCTTATCTTTGGATGGTCGTTTTATATATGTGACACTCCAAGGAGGTACAACAGAATATATCTTTTTGGTATTTGATACATCCAATTGGGAGCAAATAACGTCTTTTACGTTGAGAAATAGTAGTCAATTTTCTGATACTACTCCAGGACTTATCCGTCAAATAACGGAAGGTGAAGAAGAAGATCTCATTTTTGCCTCATACAAAGTTGATTCTACGGGTTATATATATGAAATTAGCCGTTGTGGGGATACATTTAATTCGGTGACCAACTTTTTTATTTCAAATTCAGGCGTTTTCTATTCAATATCATCTGATGGATCGACGATCGTTTTAGCCAATCAATCAAGTAATTCAGTGTCTTTTATTGAAACATCTACCTTAACTGAAGAGTTTACGTCGTTAAATACGGGAACAGGTCCACAAGTGCTTGTTGTGGATTGA
- a CDS encoding NTTRR-F1 domain: MALIQSLIINGRFQFGVLSPWTGDNVCIVESPCPTVEGKYSAVLKSGTEDATLEQLVNVIQDESYQLFISLAASQKGTSPMVFILLEYLDSTLTFIENGLELIIEEGQLPNGQEGSFKFITENTSSAPLNAAFARLKISKTGTANTTAVIVDNVLLNRTNISLASDLPCTYVGNTGERTVTIIPEQETIQLISGNPNAMVLANDFVYVGNGRSITYIDTTTQDSRDINVELNILYQFNRNIVVSNDQSKVYVCEGESDDPAGFVAVIDTATNSLEGQITVGIQPVALALTSLDDTLYVLNQSDSTVSVIDTMSNTVTVSFTATTTRTDGSFLQLTPNETKLIIGYELANSFDVYNVPENSFNQSVTLPSISPNISNGIMGSIDASIDGNCIYIGWGSDPSSPPDFFSGFASYCADGLSLIQNIILSQEPDSAPLPTTFVQVEEGTGNTSTIYVAETITDRVFQIQNEISTDCSTESLSLITNLSVSGFSSGFIGLSQGDNWIVTANERDNTATFIQLDTFTIFGTSPVGSNPQVLVVT, translated from the coding sequence ATGGCTCTCATTCAAAGCTTAATTATCAATGGCCGCTTCCAGTTTGGCGTTTTATCCCCCTGGACGGGAGACAATGTTTGTATCGTTGAAAGTCCCTGTCCAACTGTAGAAGGAAAATACAGCGCCGTGTTAAAAAGTGGCACTGAAGATGCAACACTTGAACAACTCGTCAATGTCATCCAAGACGAATCCTATCAACTCTTTATTTCATTAGCAGCAAGCCAAAAAGGAACCTCCCCTATGGTATTTATTTTATTAGAATATTTGGACAGCACCTTAACGTTTATAGAAAATGGATTGGAACTAATAATAGAGGAGGGACAACTGCCAAACGGACAGGAAGGGTCGTTTAAATTCATAACTGAAAACACCTCATCTGCTCCGCTAAACGCTGCCTTCGCAAGATTAAAAATCTCAAAGACAGGTACAGCCAATACCACGGCTGTCATTGTTGATAATGTTTTACTCAATCGTACTAACATTTCATTAGCATCAGATCTACCATGTACTTACGTTGGCAATACAGGAGAAAGAACCGTCACGATTATACCTGAGCAAGAGACCATTCAATTAATTAGTGGGAATCCAAATGCCATGGTGCTTGCGAACGATTTTGTTTATGTTGGAAATGGTCGATCGATCACTTATATTGATACTACCACTCAAGATTCACGTGACATTAACGTTGAGTTAAACATCCTTTATCAATTCAACCGTAATATTGTTGTGAGTAACGATCAATCTAAAGTCTACGTATGTGAAGGAGAATCCGATGATCCAGCAGGGTTTGTAGCCGTTATTGATACAGCAACGAATTCTTTAGAGGGTCAAATTACCGTTGGCATTCAACCTGTTGCATTAGCCCTTACGAGTTTAGATGATACGTTGTATGTATTAAACCAATCAGATAGTACCGTTTCCGTCATTGATACAATGAGTAACACTGTAACTGTAAGTTTTACGGCAACAACCACTCGAACCGATGGATCTTTTCTACAATTAACACCTAATGAAACAAAACTAATTATTGGATATGAATTAGCCAATTCATTTGATGTGTACAATGTACCAGAAAATAGCTTTAACCAATCCGTTACTCTACCGTCTATTTCCCCTAATATATCTAATGGAATCATGGGCAGTATAGATGCTTCAATCGACGGGAATTGCATCTACATTGGATGGGGGTCAGATCCATCATCTCCGCCTGATTTTTTTTCTGGATTTGCTTCCTATTGTGCGGATGGTCTTAGTCTTATCCAAAATATCATTCTATCACAAGAACCAGATAGTGCTCCTTTACCCACCACGTTTGTCCAAGTCGAGGAAGGTACTGGCAATACCTCAACAATCTATGTTGCAGAGACTATTACCGATCGAGTCTTTCAAATACAAAACGAAATTTCTACTGATTGTTCGACTGAATCTCTGAGTTTAATTACCAATTTAAGTGTTAGCGGTTTTTCATCTGGTTTTATCGGCCTATCGCAAGGGGACAATTGGATTGTTACTGCAAATGAAAGAGATAATACAGCTACATTTATCCAATTAGACACTTTTACAATCTTCGGAACGTCTCCCGTAGGCTCTAACCCACAAGTACTGGTCGTTACGTAA
- a CDS encoding NTTRR-F1 domain — translation MAIIQNLIRNGDFAFGELDPWIGENVDVISSPCPSVVDGFSARLNGGEQRASLFQNFNVISGETYQLTLSIATARKGRSPRIQIRVEFLNRLLEVVGFGLDELITEGQLPNGAEGKFNTIQLLTTIVPKEARFARLLIEKQGLAFSPSVVIDNVSMNRITLELTSLPNTYVGNTGSDTTSILFEESLSTLTVGMTPNAMVRASHGDTELLYIAFGNENYVSVIDVTTQEELTTISVNGDVTYYFNRNIAVSPDVSRVYVAGEGSDTGYVNVIDTSTNQLIGVVSVGEKPQALAITNDGSFLYVAIAVTNNRLGGL, via the coding sequence ATGGCAATCATTCAAAACTTGATTAGAAATGGGGATTTTGCATTTGGGGAACTTGACCCTTGGATAGGGGAAAATGTCGATGTCATCTCATCCCCTTGTCCTTCGGTAGTGGACGGATTTAGTGCCCGCTTGAATGGAGGGGAACAAAGGGCTTCTCTTTTTCAAAATTTCAATGTCATTTCAGGTGAGACCTATCAATTAACCTTGTCTATCGCGACAGCAAGGAAAGGAAGGTCACCACGAATTCAGATTCGAGTGGAATTCCTTAACCGATTATTAGAAGTTGTTGGATTTGGTCTAGATGAATTGATCACTGAAGGTCAATTACCGAATGGTGCCGAAGGGAAATTTAATACCATTCAATTACTAACAACCATAGTGCCAAAAGAGGCAAGGTTTGCACGTCTCCTTATTGAAAAACAAGGGTTAGCTTTTTCTCCAAGTGTCGTGATTGATAATGTTTCGATGAACCGAATTACATTAGAACTTACTTCTCTACCGAATACGTATGTAGGAAATACGGGTTCAGATACAACCTCTATTCTTTTTGAAGAAAGTTTAAGTACACTTACCGTTGGAATGACTCCAAATGCAATGGTTCGTGCATCCCATGGTGATACAGAATTATTGTATATTGCTTTTGGAAATGAAAACTATGTGTCGGTTATAGATGTTACAACTCAAGAAGAACTGACAACCATCTCTGTAAATGGAGACGTTACTTACTACTTTAATCGGAATATTGCCGTAAGTCCAGATGTTTCGAGGGTATATGTTGCGGGTGAAGGATCGGATACAGGATATGTAAATGTGATTGATACAAGTACAAATCAATTGATAGGGGTAGTGTCAGTAGGGGAGAAACCTCAGGCGCTGGCCATTACAAACGACGGTTCATTCTTATACGTTGCTATTGCTGTGACAAATAATAGACTTGGGGGGTTGTAA
- a CDS encoding NTTRR-F1 domain codes for MALFQNLTINGRFQSGELPPWTEVNACIVENPCPTVEGTYSAALKSGTQDASIEQLVNVIQDESYQLFISLAANQSGTSPFVSIILEFLDHTLTFIENGLELIIEEGQLPNGQRGSFKFITENTSTAPQNAAFARLKITKLGSVNTTAVIVDNVVLNRVNDSLGTNIPNTYVGNTGERTITEIPSIETIQLISGSPVAMVLVNDHIYVGNGRAISIIDTTDNRRSDLTLELSVQYAFNRNMLVNKSETKIYVCEGESTDTQGFVGVIDINTNIIQAEITVGIEPIALSLTSNDDTLYVLNQADSTVSVIDTNDNSFTASFIVTTIRTDATFLQVTPDDSKLIIGYQEANSFDVFNIPENTFNQSISFPNSGLQMRSIGISLDELSINVGCANSNGGSEFLAYEPTQLILKQSLQLSSGNTTNCPNTFVQVASTSTNTSCIYVGESGSNSVYQILENNQVVDPLSLITEINISDFESGFIGLSQDTNWIVTANSGNNSATFISLDSFSIFGTSPVGSSPQILVVT; via the coding sequence ATGGCTCTATTTCAAAACTTAACCATCAACGGTCGCTTTCAATCAGGAGAGTTACCTCCATGGACCGAAGTCAATGCATGTATTGTTGAAAATCCCTGCCCGACAGTAGAAGGGACTTATAGCGCCGCATTGAAAAGTGGCACTCAAGATGCAAGCATCGAGCAGCTAGTCAATGTGATTCAAGATGAATCGTATCAGCTATTTATTTCATTAGCTGCAAACCAGTCAGGAACCTCCCCTTTCGTATCCATTATTTTAGAATTTTTAGATCATACCTTAACCTTTATTGAAAATGGATTAGAATTAATAATTGAAGAAGGGCAACTTCCAAACGGACAGAGGGGATCGTTTAAATTTATAACAGAAAACACTTCTACGGCTCCACAAAACGCGGCATTCGCAAGGTTAAAAATAACAAAATTGGGATCTGTGAATACAACAGCTGTCATAGTCGATAATGTCGTACTCAATCGTGTAAATGACTCTCTAGGAACTAACATTCCGAATACCTATGTAGGCAACACGGGAGAACGCACAATTACTGAAATTCCTTCAATCGAAACTATACAATTAATAAGTGGTAGTCCCGTGGCTATGGTACTCGTGAATGATCACATCTATGTTGGGAACGGCAGAGCAATCTCTATTATCGATACCACCGATAATAGACGGAGTGATCTGACATTAGAGTTAAGTGTTCAATATGCTTTTAATCGAAACATGTTAGTCAATAAGAGTGAAACAAAAATCTATGTTTGTGAAGGGGAATCGACTGATACTCAGGGGTTTGTTGGCGTAATTGACATTAATACAAATATAATTCAGGCAGAGATTACCGTTGGGATTGAGCCCATTGCCTTATCCTTAACAAGTAACGATGATACCCTTTATGTTTTAAATCAGGCAGACAGCACCGTTTCAGTCATTGATACAAACGACAATTCCTTTACGGCAAGCTTTATAGTTACGACAATTCGAACAGATGCCACTTTCCTCCAAGTAACACCCGATGATTCGAAGCTCATTATCGGTTATCAAGAGGCCAATTCATTTGATGTCTTCAATATTCCTGAAAACACCTTTAATCAATCCATTTCTTTTCCAAATTCCGGTCTGCAAATGCGAAGTATTGGCATCTCTTTAGATGAACTTTCAATCAATGTTGGATGCGCGAACAGTAATGGAGGATCTGAATTTTTAGCCTATGAACCAACTCAACTTATTTTAAAACAATCACTACAATTATCCAGTGGAAATACAACAAATTGTCCAAATACTTTTGTACAGGTGGCAAGCACCAGCACAAATACTTCCTGTATATATGTGGGAGAGAGCGGGTCTAATAGCGTTTATCAAATTTTAGAGAACAACCAAGTAGTTGACCCACTATCCTTAATAACTGAGATCAATATTTCTGATTTTGAATCTGGCTTCATCGGTTTATCCCAAGATACGAATTGGATTGTGACAGCGAACTCGGGTAATAACTCAGCTACCTTCATTTCATTAGATTCTTTCTCTATTTTCGGCACTTCACCCGTCGGTTCTAGTCCACAAATCCTCGTTGTTACTTGA